tctccagaaacgtggactatcatatgcaattattggaatatcttttccttctccaaaaacatggactatcatatgcaattattagaatttcattcccttctttaaaaacatggactattatatgcaatttttggaatttctttcccttctccaaaaacacggactatcatatgcaattattggaatttctttaccatatccaaagtggactatcatatgcaattttagaaattcatttcccttttaaaaatatggactatcatatgcaatttctaaaaattccttcccttctcaaaaaatgtggactatcatatgcattttctttaatttatttcccttctccaaaaacgtgaactatcatatgcaatttctggaatttcttttctttctccaaaaacatggactatcatatccaatttctgaaaattctttcccttcaaaaacgttgactatcgtatgcaatttttgcaatttctttcccttctcaaaaaacatggactatcatatgcaattttatgaatttctttcccttctccaaaaacgtggactatgatatgcaatttatggaatttcattcccttctacAAATACATGGACTaggatatgcaatttctagaatttgtttcccttctcaaaaaacatggactatcatatgcagttttttaaaattactttaccttctccaaaaccaTGGACTAACAtctgcaatttatgaaatttgtttcccttctccaaaaacatggactatcgtatgcaatttttggaCTTTCTTCGCCTTCTTCAAAAACATAGATTATCATAggtaatttttataatttctttcccttctccaaaaacatggactatcatatgcaattattggaatttctttaccaTTTCCaaagttgactatcatatgcaattttaagaATTCATTTCCGTTTTAAAAAcagggactatcatatgcaatttctataatttctttaccttctcccaaaacatggactatcatatgcaattattggaatatctttcccttctccagtaacgtggactatcatatgcaatttttgaatttttttcccttctccaaaaatatggactatcatatgcaatttatggaatttctttcccttctccaaaaacgtggactagcatatccaatttctagaatttaattcacttctccaaaaacgtggattatcatatgcaatttctgaaatttcttgcccttctccaaaaacgttgactaacatatgcaatttctagaattttttcccttctctaataacatggactatcatatgcaatttctaaaatttcttttccttctccaaaaacatggactatcatatgcaatttttgaaatttgttcccATTCTTCAAAAAcacggactatcatatacaatttttgcaatttctttcccatctccaataacatggactaccatatgcaattattggaatttctttaccaTATACAAAgtcgactatcatatgcaattttatgaatttatttcccttttaaAAGCATGGACTATATCGTATGCAACTCTAAAAACGTGGAGTATcctatgcattttcttgaatttatttcccttctcaaaaaacgtggactatcatatgcagtttctggaacttcattcccttctccaaaaacatagactatgatatgcaattatcggaatttctttcccttctccaaaaacgtggactatcatatgcaatttctgaaatttctatcgcttctccaaaaacgaagactatcatatgcgatttttaaaatttctttcccttctcaaaaaacgtggactattatatgcaatttctggaatttctttccaaaaaCGTTGACAATGatttgcaatttctggaatttctttcccttctccaaaaacatggactatcatatgcaatttctaaaatttctttcccttctccaaaaacatggactatcatatgcaattattggaatttctttaccaTTTCCaaagttgactatcatatgcaattttaagaATTCATTTCCGTTTTAAAAAcagggactatcatatgcaatttctataatttctttaccttctcccaaaacatggactatcatatgcaattattggaatatctttcccttctccagtaacgtggactatcatatgcaatttttgaatttttttcccttctccaaaaatatggactatcatatgcaatttatggaatttctttcccttctccaaaaacgtggactagcatatccaatttctagaatttaattcacttctccaaaaacgtggattatcatatgcaatttctgaaatttcttgcccttctccaaaaacgttgactatcatatgcaatttctagaattttttcccttctctaataacatggactatcatatgcaatttctaaaatttcttttccttctccaaaaacatggactatcatatgcaatttttgaaatttgttcccATTCTTCAAAAAcacggactatcatatacaatttttgcaatttctttcccatcttcaataacatggactaccatatgcaattattggaatttctttaccaTATACAAAgtcgactatcatatgcaattttatgaatttatttcccttttaaAAGCATGGACTATATCGTATGCAACTCTAAAAACGTGGAGTATcctatgcattttcttgaatttatttcccttctcaaaaaacgtggactatcatatgcagtttctggaacttcattcccttctccaaaaacatagactatgatatgcaattatcggaatttctttcccttctccaaaaacgtggactatcatatgcaatttctgaaatttctatcgcttctccaaaaacgaagactatcatatgcgatttttaaaatttctttcccttctcaaaaaacgtggactattatatgcaatttctggaatttctttccaaaaaTGTTGACAATGatttgcaatttctggaatttctttcccttctccaaaaacatggactatcatatgcaatttctaaaatttctttaccttctccaaaaacatggactatcatatgcaacttttgaaatatctttcccttctccaaaaacgtggactatcatatgcaattattggAATATCTTTCCCTTTTCCCAAAACatcgactatcatatgcaatttttagaatttctttcccttcttcaaaaacatggactattatatgcaatttttggaatttctttcccttctccaaaaacacgaattatcatatgcaattattggaatttctttatcatatccaaagtggactatcatatgaaattttagGAATTCATTTCTcctttaaaaacatggactatcatatgcaatttctgaaatttctttcccttctacaaaaacatggactatcatatacattttcttgaatttatatcccttctccaaaaacgtggactatcatatgcaatttctggaatttcttttccttctccaataaaatggactatcatatgcaatttctagaatttctttcccttctccataaacgtggactatcatatgcaatttctgaaatttctatctcttctccaaaaacgtgaactatcatttgcaaattttggaatttctttcccttctcaaaaaacgttgattatcatatgcaattttatgaatttctttcccttctccaaaaacgtggactatcatatgcaatttatgaaatttctttaatttctccaaaaacgtggactatcatatgcaatttcaagaatttctctcccttctccaaaaacgtggactatcgtatgcaatttctagaatttttttcccttctctaataacatggactatcatatttaatttctaaaatttcttttccttctccaaaaacatggactatcatatgaaatttctgaaatttgttCCCATTCTTCAAAAacacggactatcatatgcaatttttgtaatttctttcccatctccaataacatggactaccatatgcaattattggaatttctttaccaTATCCAAAgtcgactatcatatgcaattttatgaatttatttcccGTTTAAAAGCATGGACTATATCGTATGCAATTCTaaagtttctttcccttctctaaaaacgtggactaacatatgaattttcttgaatttatttcccttctccaaaaacgtggactatcatatgtaatttctggaatttcattctcttctccaaaaacatggactacaaTATGCAATCtttggaaattctttcccttctctaaaaacattgactatcataAGCAACTTCAGGAATTTCtgtcccttctccaaacacgtggactatcatatgcaatttttagaatttctttcccttctcaaaaaacgtggactattatatgcaatttctataatttctttccaaaaacatggactatatgctatttctggaatttctttcccttctccaaaaacatgtactatcatatccaatttcttaaatttctttaccttctccaaaaacattgactatcatatgcaatttttgaaatttctttccattctccaaaaacgtggactatcatatgctatttttgaaatatctttcccttctcgaaaaacatggactatcatattcaatttttagaatttctttcccttcttcaaaaacatggactaatatatgcaatttttggaatttctttcccttctccaaaaacacggactatcatatgcaattattggAATTTATTTACCATATCCAaagtggaatatcatatgcaattttaggaattcatttcccttttaaaaacatggactatcatatgcaatttctggaatttctttcccttctcaaaaaacgtggactatcttatgtattttcttgaatttatttcccttctccataaacgtggactcatatgcattttctggaatttcttttccttctccaaaaatgtggactatcctatgcaatttctgaaatttctttcccttctccaaaaacgttgactatcatatgcaatttttgaaatttctttcccttttcaaaaaacatggactatgatatgcaattttatgaatttctttcccttctccaaaaacgtggactatcatatgcagttttatggaatttctttcccttctacaaaaacgtggactagcatatgcaatttctagaatttgtttctcttctccaaaaatatggactatcatatgcaatttctaaaatttctttaccttctccaaaaacatggattatcatatgcaatttctgaaatttgttttccttctccaaaaacatggactatcatatgcaatttttggaatttctttgccttcttcaaaaacatggattatcataggtaatttttggaatttctttcccttctccaaaaacattgactttcatatgcaattattggaatttctttaccaTATCCaaagttgactatcatatgcagttttaggaattcatttcccttttaaaaacatagactataatatgcaattgtaaaatttctttcccttctctaaaaacatggactatcatatgcattttcttgaatttatttccattctccaaaaacgtggattatcatatgcaaattctggaatttctttccaaaaacgtggactatcatatgcaatttttggaatttttttcccttctccaaaaacgtggactatcatatgcaatttctaaaatttaatgTCGTTTCACAATGTTGCGATTCTTGATGAAACAACACTCTTTTAGCAACATATTTACTAAAGTTTATATTGTTTCGCCTATAGCAACACTTCTCAAATATTGTCTATTTTCATTCTGCAACCCTTCACGAAGTGTTGTCTGCTTATTTCCGaattaaaatttcaaacattTGCAATGACCATAAAAAACAAGAGCAACAACCATTTGCTATATGTGGTGGCTTGCCAACCATTAATATTTATTGTTCATAAATTACCAGAACAATACTCACTTCTATCTTTGTGGTCTTTGTGGTGTAAATTAATCACAATTTATTtaccataaaattaaaattatcagTACTTTTCAATACCTTTCTATCACAGTCGTTTTTGTGATATGAGATTGTTATTTAAAAACTTGTGAATAGCCATCAAATTAGTCTCTAAAACGATGACTTTTGTAtgtgatattttaatttttgtcttCTTCGATCAAATAGTTGAGTGGTTCTAGTTCAAGACTAGACTTTTGAATGTGAAACTTTTACATCATCATTACATATATTCAAGGCTTATCATGATTCCCTTGTTTTATAAGTCTGCTCTTTcgaacaaaaaagaaaaagtctTCTCTCTAACATATTTTACTTTCAGTTTCTGAATTAAACATACAATGGTGGGGAAAAAAATTTAACCAATTATTAATTTGTGATAAAAAACTTTCAATCGATCATTAGTCAATATCAATGATTATCTTATTCTCATTCTTTCTTTATATAAAGATTATCTATACTTCTATGTTTTTGGTctctattattaaaaaaattgttttcttaaattatttttatatctgctatataatttaaatttattagttattcaataaattgaaaaagtaaattttttataataaaaatctaaAGGCGTGTCATTCCTAAATTAACATTGTATCATTGTATGTTATTTTTAGGAGTTATGTGAAATCTTTAATCTATTAACTTTACTAAATAACGTATTATCTAGTCACCTAACCAATTAAGACCATTTACAATAGGGTGttgaataatttattcaatagttgaatagctacaatggtgtgttgaatcatgtgtttaatgtgatgtgaattaattggtgttgaatacTTTCAATATGTTGAATAAGAAAAGAGTGGGGGCCACCTAAAGTATGAAAGAAAATATTATTGGTTGCTGTGtatgtttagatttttatttcataataattatttaatgtaaattattttttaataaatcaattttttatttatttttattttcaccaaaattcatcatttttttgtctataaagacttgtttcatttgatttggacacacacaaaaaatcacttttttctctcaattttttctatttagcctTCAAAAAATTCTTGTTTGTAGCTCTAGATATCTTtgtagtgaaatggatcccaataATAATCCTTTGAACACCCAAAATTCTACTAATTATCCTTTCAACTACCCAAATTTCAACAactatatgttagaacaagatttgttcggatcaatattctatgttttgatgataacattatatatgaattttgtataagacaatgtggtactttaatcttttgcattttccatttcaggaaatacataaagagtatgcacaattcagcgctcagaagcactaactcagaaggttctggatggctacatcagaacatgctctggcaagacatcagaagatggtcaagcagaatcagaacatgaactatgaagcatcagaaaaacatgaagtcagaagcagaagcactgaagttcttatggtatcacgctcaagctcttcaaagtcagaagacaagaatatGCTCTGCACCAAtctgttgactctgatattcaaacgttgttattcacaaacatgagtccagaagcaagtacaagatgacaggctattaagtctaatctctgactgacaaaaggaacgttagaagctacaaaaggcaaagtcaataaaagcagcaaaagcaaggctcgaggtagttgacaaaagtgtgaaacattaaatgcaaagctgtactattcacgcaaagcattaaatgcaacccaacggtcatcttctctcaacgcctatatatagaagttctgatcagaagcagaaaaaagaactcttgcgcaaaataccaaaacgttgtcaaattcaaagctcacgaacttcatcttcaacctcacaaactcttgtaatatttagtgagtgttaagcttaaaacttaagagaaatatcactgttgtgattatagctttataagaagcaatctatactcttgtaaacattattttacattgtttgtaaaaggttcctagagtgatcaagttgtgatcagtagactctagaagacttagaagttttctaagtggtgaattcctagagtgatcaagttgtgatctgtatactctagaagacttagaagttttctaagtggataaccaatgtaatcagttggattagtggattaaatcctcagttgaggtaaatcactataagggggtggactggagtagtttcgttaacaatgaaccaggataaaaataattgtgttcattgtttttatcttacaagtttttaaggtcacacttattcaaaccccccctttctaagtgtttttctatccttcactatatATTTCAAAATCAATCTTCCAACCAACAAGGTCCCCAAAATATACCAAAGTATGGATTTCCTCCAAATCTCATAATGTCGTCATCTAATCCAAATTATCGGCCATGTTATGGATCAATGATGTCATATTCATCTCAATCACCCCCTGTCATATCCAAATTTCATAACATTGAAGTTTATATTTTGATTCTTATTTTGTCACATTATTTGGTCACATTATTTTGTCACATACAACATTTGTAGTTTGTATTTTAATTCCTTATAAATAGGGGCTTATTCTTCTATTGATATACCAATACCAAAAATCTCAtattactaaaaaaatattaatggatCCTTCAGAATTTCCTTTTGATATTGAAGCTTACAAAAGACAGTCTGAAATCGAAGAGAGGTATATCATCAACCGGTTTAAGGAGCGACAAAACCAAATAGATGGAGGATATATACATCGTGTCAAGAGAAAATATCTCAACAGATATCATACAGCGGCAAACCAAAGATTAATTGACGACTACTTTGCAGACCAACCTACATACGACGATGCAATGTTTCGTCGGCGATTTCGGATGCGAAAACATTTGTTCCTTCGGATCGTTGGGGACCTATCTAGCAGTGACAACTACTTCACCCAAAGAGTTGACGCAACTAAAAAAGAAGGTATATCTCCATTAGCAAAATGTACCACGGCCATGCGAATGTTAGCATATGGTGTGGCAGCTGATGCGGTCGATGAATACATCAAAATAGGAGGTACTACAACATTGGAGTGCTTGCATAGATTTTGTAAAGTAATCATACAATTGTATGAGCCAGTGTATCTTAGAGCCCCAACTCAATATGACTTGCAAAGAATACTGCATGTTAGTGAAATGCGGGGGTTGAATGATGCGGGGGTTGAATGATGGGGTTGCATGCACTGGGAATGGAAAAatttgaatgtgtgttgaatgatgaggtggaagagagagaagatggtgTGGaacataaaaagtgaaaaagtagagTGTTGAATAACTAAATCATTGTACATAGTCTAATAAATGGGAAAGTAAATGAGAAAAGTCAATTAAAGTATTTGACAATTGGTCTTTTGTATCAATATTGAGTCTAAGATCTGACGCAAAATGCAATTTCATTTTAAAGACTAAATTTTGATTCATAAAATTTCAGTTTTCGACGATTTCAGTTAAATCGATTTGACGGATAAATCAGATGAATTTGATcagtttaataattttatttgactAAACCTATAAAAAAGACTATTTTATGTAAAATtcacaaatatttattttgttagattgacccaaaaaagaattattttttattattgaaaaatttattattacatAATAACATTTTCAATACATTTGACATTAATTTAATCATTATCGTATTTTAAACCACAAATTAAATAGTACTCGGAGTTTTATATTGCATGTCCTTGTACTCTTGTGAGTAAACAATCTCTTCATTTgattataaaaatgataataatctAACTCCAGAACCTGATGTACAATAATTAACTATATATTTTGAACTTAAATAGGATTAATATCACTTAAACATGAGATTTGATTAGTTGTATTATTAGTCTTTAAAAGAATCAATCACCCTTAATTATAGAATTGAATGTGGGCAATGATTATAATTTATTAGGAATTTCTTTTATAACtagtgtgatacccgtgcgttcgcacgggtactcgtcgttttcgcgcatttggattgagaaaaataaaaggtattagtaaaagattaaatttggtttaaaatgagaaaagttataaaaatactaatattaaaaaaattaaatataagaaataaaaagtaattaagaaaataaagtttatattgttttagattgaaaataaactttttccatattttataagtttgttttgatattatttataaaaatatttaaatcaattataAACTTGTTCCCGTAATTActtaatatttaaatcaatagtttaATATCAGTATCATACATGCGTTCCATATCAGTATCAATACCTGTGTGTTTGCAAAAATCGAATTTTGAAATTTAGtttgaatttcaaaaaattataatttaaaaatcctCTAATTAAGTGTGTGaccgtttttattttattcttttataattttggCTATGAattgttgagttttttttttattaaataatttgtcTTTTGTCAAGTTTAAACATGTATTATGTATAAAATTTTATGCATTCACGGACTTGTTTTAAAGTATTATATAGCTTATCATGATTCATATGCATACAATGAAAATAATTGATTGATGGATGGATCTTTATATATGTTAGAAGTAATAGTTGATTCCTTCTATTTTATTCCATctcttatattttaatatttaaattaagaattgtcaattattatttttttgaaataatttctTTTAACTTGTATGATGTCTTGTGGTTGTAGTGGGTTTATGATATGTCATAATTTAGAAATAAAGTTTAACATAAAATATTCTTCGTAttgaggagtgctagcaacactctcttttgaatACTTTCTCAAGCACCcattttcttattggttgaaacatgtgtgggcccCTCATTTTAAAAATAGGTCGCACATAAAAtagtaggacccacacatgtttcaaccaataaaaaagtgagtgtttgagagagtgttcaaaagagaaTGTTGCTAGCATTTCTCTCTTTCGTATTAGTAAACATGCGTCTAATGGATGTTCCAAACACAGTATATGCCATTTTCAATGAAATTGAGATAATTACTTTTAGTACTGTTTTAGttttcggaattattttattaaagaaaatcCAGAAAAGAGATATAGTAAAAATGAACCTTCTTCACCTTATTCTTCCTCCTCGCTCCTCTTCACCACCATGAGTATAACTCcagcactacaagaaaattgccATATACCAACGGAACCTTTTAGTGACAGTTTAAAAAACGTAGGTATAGACTCTTTTTACCTAtgcatatatattatttattgacCGTTGGTATATGTCTTGTCTATATATTTGATTTCCCGTGATAGGTCAGTAGAAATAAACaccataattataaaaaaaacataaaaatggaattaaatattaatatttattatattaattaaacaaTGAAAAATCAATACTATTAAATACTTTGGAaaattttgttatgtttttttaaaacattaaaatattttttcagcTACTCAATCTTTGGAAAACTCTGCTACTCAAACTCAAACCCTTATCACAAATGAAAGAGGGCGCTCAAAATTTCATCAGCCCCGCGAATCTTTTCACAACCCTAACCTAAAGCCCTTTCAGCGTTAATTCGTGTGTCCTTCTTTGTCTTTCCATTTGCATCTCCTCACATGAGTTAGATTTTTCTTTTCTACCTTGTTAAAGTCATCGGCAAGTG
The Vicia villosa cultivar HV-30 ecotype Madison, WI linkage group LG6, Vvil1.0, whole genome shotgun sequence genome window above contains:
- the LOC131611067 gene encoding uncharacterized protein LOC131611067; its protein translation is MDPSEFPFDIEAYKRQSEIEERYIINRFKERQNQIDGGYIHRVKRKYLNRYHTAANQRLIDDYFADQPTYDDAMFRRRFRMRKHLFLRIVGDLSSSDNYFTQRVDATKKEGISPLAKCTTAMRMLAYGVAADAVDEYIKIGGTTTLECLHRFCKVIIQLYEPVYLRAPTQYDLQRILHVSEMRGLNDAGVE